In the genome of Pichia kudriavzevii chromosome 4, complete sequence, one region contains:
- a CDS encoding uncharacterized protein (PKUD0D03230; similar to Saccharomyces cerevisiae YOR136W (IDH2); ancestral locus Anc_5.473) — MFKNIQLPKNILMSAQRQYSSKVAGQYQGAPNANGRYNVTLIKGDGIGEEISDSVVKIYEAAKVPIDWEPVDVTPSLINGVTTIPKPAVDSINKNQIALKGPLATPIGKGHQSMNLTLRRTFGLFANVRPCKSIVGYETPYKNVDTVLIRENTEGEYSGIEHIIVPGVVQSIKLITKKASERVIRYAFEHARETGRHEVIVVHKASIMKLSDGLFVQCAKEIAKNYPEIKVSFELIDNTSLKLASDPTLYSKSVMVMPNLYGDILSDLSSGLIGGLGLTPSGNMGEKVSIFEAVHGSAPDIAGKGLANPTALLLSSCMMLRHMGLNQHADKIESAVLKTIASGPENRTGDLKGTASTSSFTDAIIANL, encoded by the coding sequence ATGTTCAAGAACATCCAACTCCCAAAGAACATCCTTATGTCCGCCCAAAGACAATACTCCTCCAAGGTTGCAGGCCAATACCAAGGCGCTCCAAATGCCAATGGCAGATACAACGTTACTTTGATTAAAGGTGATGGTATCGGTGAAGAAATCTCTGATTCTGTTGTCAAAATCTACGAAGCTGCAAAGGTTCCAATCGACTGGGAACCGGTTGACGTCACTCCTTCCTTGATCAACGGTGTCACCACCATTCCAAAGCCAGCTGTCGACTCAATCAATAAGAACCAAATTGCCTTAAAGGGTCCTTTAGCAACCCCAATTGGTAAGGGTCACCAATCCATGAACTTGACCTTGAGAAGAACCTTTGGTTTGTTTGCAAACGTCAGACCTTGTAAGTCAATTGTTGGTTACGAAACCCCTTACAAGAATGTCGATACCGTCCTTATTAGAGAAAACACCGAGGGTGAGTACTCTGGTATCGAACACATCATTGTTCCTGGTGTTGTCCAATCCATCAAATTGATCACCAAGAAGGCGTCCGAGAGAGTCATCAGATACGCCTTTGAACACGCTAGAGAAACTGGTAGACACGAAGTCATTGTTGTCCATAAAGCTTCAATTATGAAATTATCCGAtggtttgtttgttcaATGTGCAAAGGAAATTGCAAAGAACTATCCTGAAATCAAGGTCTCCTTTGAATTGATCGATAACACTTCCTTGAAGTTAGCTTCTGACCCAACCCTCTACTCAAAATCCGTCATGGTCATGCCAAACTTATATGGTGATATCTTATCCGATTTATCCTCTGGTTTAATCGGTGGTTTAGGTTTAACTCCTTCCGGTAACATGGGTGAAAAGGTCTCCATTTTTGAAGCCGTCCATGGTTCTGCTCCAGATATCGCAGGTAAAGGTTTAGCTAACCCAACTGCTCTTTTGTTATCTTCTTGTATGATGTTAAGACATATGGGCTTAAATCAACACGCAGACAAGATCGAATCTGCTGTTTTGAAGACCATTGCTTCCGGTCCTGAAAACAGAACTGGTGACTTAAAGGGTACTGCATCCACTTCATCCTTCACTGATGCTATTATTGCAAACTTATAA
- a CDS encoding uncharacterized protein (PKUD0D03240; similar to Saccharomyces cerevisiae YDR410C (STE14); ancestral locus Anc_5.510), whose amino-acid sequence MTVPDAAFKVVTPYKPNPSLNSLPKISKLSYLLGIASGISLTITLQNWHSFPAFPIYVLFISAFHFLEFYITASYQPGRVTDDSFVLDNPGYHVAHGIAILEYGIENYMFPSLKSSFNGVKLVGLSVVLTCQSIRTLAMVTAGINFSHVIKNVKENDHTLIQHGIYSIFRHPSYFGFFYWALGTQILLLNPVSFVLFMFLLYAFFSSRIPYEEAYLLKFFGEQYKEYMAKSWIGIPFIYSSFGFKEKMKIDH is encoded by the coding sequence ATGACAGTACCAGATGCTGCATTTAAGGTGGTAACCCCTTATAAACCAAATCCTAGTCTGAATTCACTTCcaaaaatttccaaactCTCCTATCTGCTAGGTATAGCTTCGGGTATCTCACTGACAATCACTCTCCAGAATTGGCACTCGTTCCCGGCCTTCCCAATCTATGTCTTATTCATATCTGCCTTTCATTTCTTGGAATTCTATATAACGGCATCTTATCAACCAGGCCGTGTCACAGACGACTCCTTCGTTCTTGATAACCCAGGATATCATGTCGCTCATGGCATTGCAATCCTAGAGTACGGTATTGAAAACTACATGTTTCCTAGCCTCAAGTCCAGCTTCAATGGCGTCAAACTCGTTGGTCTATCTGTTGTTTTGACGTGCCAATCAATTAGAACTTTGGCAATGGTCACTGCAGGCATTAACTTCTCCCACGTTATTAAAAACGTCAAGGAAAATGACCATACCCTAATACAGCATGGAATTTACTCCATATTCCGCCACCCCTCTTATTTCGGATTCTTCTATTGGGCCCTTGGAACTCAGATCTTGTTATTAAATCCAGTTTCCTTCGTCTTGTTCATGTTCCTACTTTATGCGTTTTTTTCATCGCGCATCCCTTACGAGGAGGCCTATCTGTTGAAGTTCTTTGGCGAACAATACAAAGAGTACATGGCTAAATCTTGGATAGGAATACCTTTTATCTATTCGTCGTTTGgttttaaagaaaagatgaagattgATCATTGA
- a CDS encoding uncharacterized protein (PKUD0D03250; similar to Saccharomyces cerevisiae YDR409W (SIZ1) and YOR156C (NFI1); ancestral locus Anc_5.509): MAHSIEKYLENIKSKNNVALFFAVKKLIDLSVNNDEIPLLFPVLLEVEAEIKKTLNTPEVDISKVTFKKSLFYDLLHRVGNSEIFLESHERPTPKVKTFKFKLDEKAIKLLTENPNCRVVFMSIKVDAFTTDKYIEFPSPCKFTVNDKDVIGNYKGIKGKKSSVIPFDITPRVKLREENKVSVTYNFTKEDHLVAVYIIQGGKIEPLIQRVKHSPHISAETTLKMIKDDDMDEVSASKETLSILCPCSYVRMETPVRSIRCNHIQCFDLDSYIYLQSKAPTWLCPVCNHKIKYSHLAIDDYFDSIIKKIDSKYEFVEIQSDGSWAPQIDLDSRLKPSKLPSSVKITKVNNQDVNIKEEEDVITNDIGKLIILDDKYGNQVEIVEDLVSNRGTDHEFHAPIIEAPQKTLASTDTKVTIKPNIGITSPQNKPDPLVPVDASNIIEILSDDEDLSTQPVPFIHGNVAPQTQLSPDKETVTRSPTLPQNSNKQTHHHTGDAQDVPLIVPSIPTSSSHNLLIESNHYLPQIAFNATTNHNVQQQQQQQQQQQQQQQQQQQQQQQQQQQQQQQQQQQQQQQQQQQQQQQQQQQQQQQQQQCVPPHTRSGPLQAQTEKRSQDQPSLAKRNSHIQEHVNSFHINCQGTPTPAQPVRSQNTRISTQIPTNTHSTKTSTPNPQDNDSTRTNKTVINEEYEMISHTVNSLNAIMCRYMASDIKSRESILKSVYNDRQNNKPISEVTVSQYGSLTRSIASYMAFAFEMSCSLLRQLSLREQSFCKSLDIDLREHLLALEKHSQVYNDYCTRLLYNDISYRVQSAFLKCIDDLKTRFVKDTVSNRRKALAGIFLQLCGYLKDELMNKPYSFFYKLAILRFSSLVSVDGIKFQISLDINNEEANKINNLAKKLREFDVNSYLKDHNLPNNLETYETFTFTSNQSSTNTGSSNASSLYRDSSNKSNMFSNEPLATPPLSTKNQTVPGPEIPCTPAISTTSDSHLTLNTVSESFLGLHQQQQMRVSENPNGLEQHHFRYTTHQQPTRNHAQPRIQAPKITPEQIIEQQKKMAKTREFEATHRAGIEAKALEERKRAAEARRKAEAEAKALEERKRAAEAEAEARRKAEAEAKALEERKRAAEAEAEAKALEERKRAAEARRKAEAEAKALEERKRAAEAEAEAKALEERKRAAEARRKAEAEAKALEERKRAAEVEAEARRKAEAEAKALEERKRAAEAEAEARRKAEAEAKALEERKRAAEVEAEARRKAEAEAKALEERKKAAEVEAEARRKAEAEAKALEERKRAAEAEAEARRKAEAEAKALEERKRAAEAEAEARRKAEAEAKALEERKRAAEARRKAEAEAKALEERKRAAEAEVEARRKAETETINKAGSAESNIENQLKVQEELDKAKLVMPRARERKDNPYSTKDNVQSSVTIVDNSTASSLTSGTTSNFKPIVASSSYSAVRADQIPFISDGEIVKQAINNKDSPVASLSKAFPNKRNQQQVRNDDKSNVAGLVSENRTMAVNAAQHTDQGIGSEQNEELRPAYSTKKTVDTNQSTSTIKLPVTVNGQPGTIIKPDQKMVSLHTENSSTIPQVKVSSNPIKPTKSSLSIKPVFGAPVSNADQTSSLSSIPKDRQPNNHTKSLNVSSKRVSELAASLPYLANDENSSSLVALKKTHMPAQSSEGTTERNIESISLKSSPIKNDAISFRHGTPPLKSNEEISFKSASVVLPAEHRHSCPIAFKDAAHKQVSTQKSVQTIKPTGDNSTLYGEGAKTAEKNALPDDNIKPRQQGNGHSAKKVNENASDKTNNTAKEKSTENGHEKSKNSVNANAEISGKIDKQSLLPIVNSKISSSSTSPPPKSIPDLSTKRIMKAKESSIIKKQQKHNELMSKIKGLEQVRGSHTYFKSENPIKKTETSDRVNRLIEKAKAEYAGRTTKLGVNNAEAKTMPTGGLLGFSLPKSMRSLFREKIDSQKDTKKKGDDETHVTKRELRSGEKKSKSNKKQGEVPYGEAREDVTKAAAASAAEKEHLRKEKKRLKKERKMEKLKKEQKRLKRERSESSSNINKKRKLGLQPTVNFNNNKESTDLLRMFRQSENYVKFTNKKQHANNKVSKVDTEFIDLTADD; this comes from the coding sequence ATGGCACACTCCATTGAAAAGTATCTAGAAAACATAAAGAGTAAAAATAACGTGGCCCTTTTTTTTGCAGTCAAAAAATTAATTGATTTATCGGTAAATAATGACGAAATTCCTCTACTATTCCCAGTATTGTTAGAAGTGGAAGCcgaaataaaaaaaacattgaatACCCCGGAGGTGGACATCTCCAAAGTCACATTCAAAAAGTCATTATTCTATGATTTGCTACATAGAGTTGGAAATTCAGAAATTTTCCTAGAAAGTCATGAAAGACCAACGCCCAAGGTgaaaactttcaaattcaagttgGACGAAAAGGCTATCAAATTGTTAACCGAAAATCCAAATTGCAGGGTAGTATTTATGTCAATCAAGGTTGACGCTTTTACCACAgataaatatattgaatttCCCTCTCCTTGCAAATTTACCGTGAATGATAAGGATGTAATCGGCAATTACAAAGGTataaaaggaaagaaatcGTCTGTTATTCCGTTTGATATAACACCTAGGGTGAAGTTAAGGGAAGAAAATAAGGTCAGCGTGACGTACAATTTTACAAAGGAGGACCATTTAGTTGCCGTTTATATTATACAAGGTGGAAAGATTGAACCGTTGATACAAAGAGTTAAGCACTCTCCTCATATTTCTGCTGAAACAACTCTGAAAATGAttaaagatgatgatatgGATGAGGTTTCCGCATCAAAAGAGActttatcaattttatgTCCTTGTTCATATGTGCGAATGGAAACTCCTGTACGATCGATAAGATGTAATCATATTCAGTGTTTTGATTTGGACTCCTACATATACCTTCAATCAAAGGCACCAACTTGGCTGTGCCCAGTTTGTAATCATAAAATAAAGTATTCCCACTTAGCTATAgatgattattttgattcaatcataaaaaaaattgactCTAAGTatgaatttgttgaaattcaaAGTGATGGTTCTTGGGCTCCACAAATAGATCTAGATTCACGGTTAAAGCCATCGAAATTACCTTCATCTGTTAAGATTACTAAGGTTAATAATCAAGATGTTAACAtcaaggaagaagaagatgttaTTACGAATGATATAGGAAAGTTAATTATTCTAGATGATAAATATGGAAATCAAGTTGAAATCGTGGAAGACCTTGTAAGTAATAGAGGGACAGATCATGAATTCCATGCTCCCATAATTGAAGCACCACAAAAGACATTAGCTAGTACAGATACTAAAGTAACTATTAAGCCAAATATTGGTATTACATCACCTCAGAATAAGCCAGATCCTTTAGTTCCGGTAGATGCTTCCAATATTATTGAGATTTTGAGTGACGATGAGGATTTATCCACGCAACCTGTACCATTCATTCATGGAAATGTTGCACCCCAGACACAACTATCACCAGACAAAGAGACTGTAACAAGGTCACCAACGCTTCCCCAAAATTCTAATAAGCAAACTCATCATCACACGGGTGATGCACAAGATGTGCCTTTGATTGTACCATCCATTCCCACAAGTTCTAGCCACAATTTGTTAATTGAGAGCAATCATTACTTACCTCAAATTGCGTTTAATGCCACAACAAATCATAACGtacagcaacaacagcagcaacaacagcagcaacaacagcagcaacaacagcagcaacaacagcagcaacaacagcagcaacaacagcaacaacagcaacaacagcaacaacagcagcagcagcaacaacaacaacaacagcaacaacagcaacaacaacagcagcagcaacaacagtgTGTACCACCACACACACGATCAGGGCCTCTGCAGGCACAAACCGAAAAACGATCTCAAGACCAACCTTCTCTTGCGAAGCGAAATTCCCATATACAAGAACATGTTAATAGTTTTCATATCAACTGTCAAGGAACACCCACTCCAGCACAACCAGTACGATCTCAAAATACTAGAATATCGACCCAAATCCCAACAAACACTCATTCCACAAAGACATCTACTCCTAACCCCCAAGACAACGATTCAACCAGGACTAACAAGACAGTTATTAATGAAGAGTACGAAATGATTAGCCATACTgtgaattcattgaatgCCATAATGTGTCGTTATATGGCCTCTGATATTAAAAGTAGAGAatctattttgaaaagtgtGTACAATGATCGtcaaaataacaaaccTATTTCAGAAGTGACAGTTAGCCAATACGGAAGTCTTACTAGATCAATAGCATCTTATATGGCTTTTGCCTTTGAGATGAGTTGCTCACTTTTGAGGCAACTTAGTTTAAGAGAACAAAGTTTCTGCAAAAGTTTGGATATAGATCTTAGAGAACATCTATTAGCGTTGGAAAAGCATTCTCAAGTTTACAATGATTATTGTACTAGATTATTATATAACGATATCTCATATCGGGTGCAATctgcatttttgaaatgCATAGATGATCTAAAGACAAGGTTCGTAAAAGATACGGTTTCTAATAGAAGGAAAGCCCTTGCTGggatttttcttcaattatGTGGCTACCTAAAAGATGAATTAATGAATAAACCATATTCATTTTTCTACAAACTTGCAATCCTAAGATTTTCTAGCTTGGTGTCTGTTGATGGAATAAAATTTCAGATCTCTTTAGATATTAATAATGAAGaagcaaacaaaatcaacaacttaGCCAAGAAATTAAGAGAATTTGATGTGAATTCCTATTTGAAAGACCATAATTTGCCAAATAACCTTGAAACATATGAAACATTTACTTTCACTTCGAATCAGTCATCAACAAACACTGGATCCTCGAATGCGTCTTCCCTTTATAGAGATTCAAGcaataaatcaaatatGTTTAGCAATGAACCTCTAGCTACACCACCCCTTTCAACtaaaaatcaaacagtACCAGGACCAGAGATTCCGTGCACGCCAGCcatatcaacaacttcagACTCTCATTTGACACTTAACACTGTTTCAGAGAGTTTTCTTGGTCtccatcaacaacaacaaatgagGGTATCAGAGAACCCAAACGGGCTAGAACAACATCATTTCAGATACACCACGCATCAACAACCTACACGTAATCACGCTCAACCACGGATTCAAGCACCAAAGATAACACCAGAGCAAATAATAGagcaacaaaaaaagatgGCAAAAACACGAGAATTTGAAGCCACACACAGAGCAGGGATTGAAGCTAAAGCacttgaagagagaaagagagcaGCGGAAGCAAGACGAAAGGCAGAAGCAGAAGCCAAAGCacttgaagagagaaagagagcaGCGGAAGCGGAAGCAGAAGCAAGACGCAAGGCAGAAGCAGAAGCCAAAGCacttgaagagagaaagagagcaGCGGAAGCGGAAGCAGAGGCTAAAGCacttgaagagagaaagagagcaGCGGAAGCAAGACGAAAGGCAGAAGCAGAAGCCAAAGCacttgaagagagaaagagagcaGCGGAAGCGGAAGCAGAGGCCAAAGCacttgaagagagaaagagagcaGCGGAAGCAAGACGAAAGGCAGAAGCAGAAGCCAAAGCacttgaagagagaaagagagcaGCGGAAGTAGAAGCAGAAGCAAGACGCAAGGCAGAAGCAGAAGCCAAAGCacttgaagagagaaagagagcaGCGGAAGCGGAAGCAGAAGCAAGACGCAAGGCAGAAGCAGAAGCCAAAGCacttgaagagagaaagagagcaGCGGAAGTAGAAGCAGAAGCAAGACGCAAGGCAGAAGCAGAAGCCAAAGCacttgaagagagaaagaaagcAGCGGAAGTAGAAGCAGAAGCAAGACGCAAGGCAGAAGCAGAAGCCAAAGCacttgaagagagaaagagagcaGCGGAAGCGGAAGCAGAAGCAAGACGCAAGGCAGAAGCAGAAGCCAAAGCacttgaagagagaaagagagcaGCGGAAGCGGAAGCAGAAGCAAGACGCAAGGCAGAAGCAGAGGCCAAAGCacttgaagagagaaagagagcaGCGGAAGCAAGACGAAAGGCAGAAGCAGAAGCCAAAGCacttgaagagagaaagagagcaGCGGAAGCAGAAGTAGAAGCAAGACGCAAGGCAGAAACAGAAACCATAAATAAAGCAGGATCAGCTGAAAGTAACATAGAGAATCAGTTAAAAGTACAGGAAGAACTTGATAAAGCTAAATTAGTTATGCCAAGGGCgagagaaagaaaggaTAATCCATATTCCACAAAGGATAATGTACAATCTAGTGTGACCATTGTTGACAATAGTACTGCATCTTCTCTAACATCAGGAACTACGTCAAATTTTAAGCCAATAGttgcatcatcatcatacTCTGCAGTAAGAGCAGACCAAATACCATTTATTAGTGATGGGGAAATCGTTAAGCAGGCAATAAATAATAAGGATTCTCCGGTGGCTTCTCTTTCCAAGGCATTTCCGAATAAACGTAACCAGCAGCAAGTTAGAAATGATGATAAATCAAATGTGGCTGGATTGGTTTCTGAAAACAGAACGATGGCTGTAAACGCTGCTCAACATACTGACCAGGGGATTGGGTCTGAACAGAATGAAGAACTCCGGCCTGCTTACTCTACCAAAAAAACTGTCGATACCAACCAATCTACCAGTACAATAAAACTTCCTGTAACTGTCAATGGTCAACCAGGAACCATAATAAAGCCCGACCAAAAAATGGTTAGTCTACACACGGAAAACTCGTCCACTATACCACAAGTTAAAGTTTCAAGCAATCCAATCAAACCAACTAAGTCCTCATTAAGTATCAAGCCAGTTTTTGGGGCGCCAGTATCAAATGCCGATCAAACTAGCTCTCTTTCAAGTATACCTAAAGATAGGCAACCTAACAACCATACAAAGTCTCTTAATGTTTCATCCAAAAGGGTTTCTGAATTAGCTGCTTCATTGCCTTATTTagcaaatgatgaaaactCATCCTCTCTAGTTGCTTTAAAAAAGACACACATGCCGGCTCAATCTTCGGAAGGAACAACTGAACGGAATATTGAATCAAtaagtttgaaaagttCTCCAATCAAGAACGATGCTATCAGTTTTAGGCATGGTACACCTCCTTTGAAGAGCAATGAAGAGATTAGCTTTAAATCTGCTTCTGTTGTTTTGCCAGCTGAACACCGACATTCTTGCCCGATTGCCTTTAAAGATGCTGCTCATAAGCAAGTGAGCACCCAAAAATCTGTACAAACAATCAAGCCTACTGGAGATAATTCAACTCTATATGGCGAAGGAGCCAAAACTGCAGAAAAGAATGCTTTACCGGATGATAATATAAAACCAAGACAGCAGGGCAATGGACACTCTGCCAAGAAGGTTAATGAAAACGCTAGCGACAAGACAAACAATACGgccaaagaaaaatccaCAGAGAATGGTCATGAAAAGTCTAAGAATAGCGTAAATGCTAATGCAGAGATTTCAGGTAAAATTGATAAGCAATCTCTATTACCAATTGttaattcaaaaatatcaagctCATCCACATCACCGCCACCTAAATCTATACCCGACTTGTCTACTAAGCGAATTATGAAGGCAAaagaatcatcaataattaagaaacaacagaagCACAATGAACTAATGAGTAAAATTAAAGGTTTGGAACAAGTCCGGGGGTCTCATACTTATTTCAAATCTGAGAATCCAATCAAGAAAACAGAGACAAGTGATCGTGTTAATCGGTTAATTGAGAAGGCCAAAGCAGAATATGCTGGACGGACGACAAAACTAGGTGTGAACAATGCTGAAGCAAAGACTATGCCCACAGGTGGATTACTTGGGTTTTCGTTACCTAAATCAATGAGAAGTCTATTTAGAGAGAAAATTGACAGCCAAAAGGatacgaaaaagaaaggcGATGATGAGACACATGTTACAAAACGAGAGTTAAGGTCaggagagaaaaagagTAAATCAAATAAGAAACAAGGAGAAGTTCCATACGGTGAGGCAAGAGAAGACGTCACTaaagcagcagcagcatcGGCAGCCGAAAAAGAACATCTTCgtaaggaaaaaaaacgactaaagaaggagaggaaaatggagaagttgaaaaaagaacagAAGCGGCTAAAACGTGAACGCTCGGAATCATCAAGCAATATCAATAAGAAGCGAAAACTAGGATTGCAGCCTACAGTTAACtttaataacaataaagaATCTACTGATTTGTTACGAATGTTTAGACAAAGTGAGAACTATGTCAAGTTTACTAACAAAAAGCAGCATGCTAATAATAAGGTCAGTAAAGTGGATACGGAGTTTATCGATTTAACTGCTGATGATTGA
- a CDS encoding uncharacterized protein (PKUD0D03260; similar to Saccharomyces cerevisiae YLR291C (GCD7); ancestral locus Anc_6.88) has product MASSASSASHVNNNTGGGASVAVANAIAAANKLEVLIESFVSKLRRKQVSGSYNTAIATCKFLMRVTSISRWGTAAEFITLIHGIGKRINDSQPREFAVSNIVRRVLAIVRDEVNVKEDGNPSAPVNTSMFQLLVTNKNDKDVEKNGGGKVNEKSDLRSVIIQGIRDLMDEIQAVHENIAEMTLDLIHDNEILLTPTPGSSTVLNFLLKASTKRKFTVLVAEAYPNDIEVCHGFAKKLAQAGIETVIIPDSTVFAVMSRVGKVLVGTRNVFVNGGCVTAAGVATVCECAKEHRTPVFAVAGLYKFSPCYPFDRNSLIEVGNSGKVLSYDDSDLVGKCEVTNPLYDYVIPDNIDIYITNIGGFSPNFIYRIILDNYSQEDTEL; this is encoded by the coding sequence ATGGCATCTTCAGCATCTTCTGCTTCGCAtgtcaataataatacTGGTGGGGGTGCCAGTGTTGCTGTGGCCAATGCAATTGCTGCAGCCAATAAACTGGAGGTTTTAATTGAATCCTTTGTATCAAAGCTAAGAAGGAAACAAGTCAGTGGGTCATACAACACGGCTATTGCAACTTGCAAATTCTTAATGAGAGTAACTTCGATCTCTAGATGGGGTACGGCGGCTGAATTTATTACGCTAATCCATGGGATTGGTAAAAGAATAAATGATTCTCAACCACGTGAATTTGCTGTTAGTAATATAGTTAGAAGGGTTTTGGCAATTGTACGCGATGAGGTCAATGTCAAGGAAGACGGAAATCCTTCTGCCCCAGTGAACACCTCTATGTTCCAGCTTCTAGTTACCAATAAGAATGATAAGGATGTCGAAAAAAACGGTGGTGGAAaagtcaatgaaaaatcagACTTAAGATCAGTCATAATTCAAGGTATACGAGATTTAATGGACGAAATCCAAGCTGTTCATGAGAATATTGCAGAAATGACACTTGATCTAATTCATGATAACGAAATTCTACTGACACCAACACCGGGTTCGTCGACGgttttaaattttcttttgaaggCAAGCACAAAGAGAAAGTTCACAGTTCTTGTTGCCGAAGCATACCCTAATGATATCGAAGTGTGTCATGGATTTGCCAAGAAGTTGGCGCAAGCAGGTATCGAGACTGTTATAATTCCTGACTCAACAGTTTTCGCAGTCATGTCAAGAGTCGGCAAAGTTTTAGTTGGTACTAGAAATGTCTTTGTTAATGGAGGTTGCGTTACTGCAGCCGGTGTTGCAACAGTTTGTGAGTGTGCAAAGGAGCACAGGACGCCTGTCTTTGCTGTTGCTGGGTTATACAAGTTTTCACCATGTTATCCATTTGATAGAAATTCGTTGATTGAGGTTGGTAATTCAGGTAAAGTTTTATCATACGATGACAGCGACTTAGTTGGTAAATGCGAAGTTACAAACCCATTATACGATTATGTTATTCCTGATAACATTGATATCTATATTACAAATATCGGTGGGTTTTCGCCAAACTTCATTTATCGTATTATATTGGACAACTACAGTCAGGAAGATACAGAGCTATAA
- a CDS encoding uncharacterized protein (PKUD0D03270; similar to Saccharomyces cerevisiae YPL170W (DAP1); ancestral locus Anc_8.701), whose translation METYVIIAVLSILVLVTLKNLLFSTVTQIELEKEIDPNAEPEETTVIREFTPRELSNFNGFDLEKIYIAVKGNVYDVSKGRQFYGPSGPYSNFAGHDASRGLALNSFEMENIRRWDEPIDDLQGLNESELKSLDNWEGMFRGKYPCVGTLVPDPQFENKKDV comes from the coding sequence ATGGAGACCTACGTGATCATTGCGGTGCTTAGCATACTTGTGCTAGTGACCTTAAAGAACCTTCTTTTCAGCACAGTCACACAAATTGAACTCgagaaagaaattgacCCCAATGCCGAGCCAGAGGAAACAACGGTTATCAGGGAATTCACGCCACGAGAATTGTCCAACTTTAACGGCTTTGATCTCGAGAAGATATACATTGCAGTAAAGGGAAACGTCTATGATGTCAGCAAGGGGAGACAGTTTTATGGGCCTAGTGGACCCTATTCTAATTTTGCAGGGCATGATGCAAGCAGAGGGCTTGCGTTGAATTCCTTTGAGATGGAGAACATCAGAAGGTGGGACGAGCCAATCGATGATTTACAGGGACTCAATGAGAGTGAACTAAAGAGCCTGGACAACTGGGAAGGGATGTTTAGGGGCAAGTACCCATGTGTGGGGACTCTAGTTCCCGATCcccaatttgaaaataaaaaggatgTATAA
- a CDS encoding uncharacterized protein (PKUD0D03280) produces the protein MSVQTVALTANNLALLDRITAHPHSAEYLQSALNSGPLARYGYYGEAPVGVLLLEPVEGKRGKNSTPVALKVALLCVLPAYRSTFGVEKTLLEYALETAKARHLSTIVFPVVKNNVDEIAEILADLKFSQCATCAGVNVTAHENEILFVRELE, from the coding sequence ATGTCAGTGCAAACAGTCGCCCTTACTGCAAATAATCTTGCCCTTCTAGACCGCATCACCGCACACCCCCATTCTGCAGAATACCTTCAAAGCGCCCTTAACAGTGGCCCATTAGCTCGCTATGGTTATTATGGAGAAGCACCAGTGGGAGTGCTACTCCTGGAGCCCGTCGAGGGGAAAAGAGGGAAAAATAGCACCCCTGTGGCACTGAAAGTGGCACTTCTTTGCGTGCTACCGGCATACCGCAGCACATTTGGCGTCGAAAAAACACTTCTCGAATACGCACTCGAGACCGCTAAAGCGCGACATCTCTCCACAATTGTCTTCCCCGTAGTTAAAAATAACGTGGACGAAATAGCAGAAATACTGGCCGACTTAAAATTCAGCCAATGCGCCACATGTGCTGGCGTGAACGTGACTGCACACGAAAACGAAATCTTGTTTGTAAGAGAGCTCGAATAA